The proteins below come from a single Piscinibacter gummiphilus genomic window:
- a CDS encoding RNA-binding S4 domain-containing protein: MSDKATPGVRLDKWLWAARFYKTRSLATQEIDKGRVQVNGLAAKPSRELKPGDLLEIRQTAQSARSIKVVALSHVRGPAPVAQALYEETAESIARREEAARQRRETPEPALAIEQGRPTKRDRRKLADWDRWSASIDPD; this comes from the coding sequence ATGAGCGACAAGGCGACCCCTGGCGTGCGGCTCGACAAGTGGCTGTGGGCTGCGCGTTTCTACAAGACACGCAGCCTCGCCACCCAGGAGATCGACAAGGGCCGTGTACAGGTGAACGGCCTGGCCGCCAAGCCGTCGCGCGAGCTCAAGCCCGGCGACCTGCTCGAGATCCGCCAGACGGCCCAGAGCGCCCGCTCGATCAAGGTGGTGGCGCTCAGCCATGTGCGGGGCCCGGCGCCGGTGGCCCAGGCGCTCTACGAAGAGACGGCCGAGAGCATCGCCCGCCGGGAAGAGGCGGCCCGCCAGCGCCGCGAAACGCCCGAGCCGGCCCTCGCCATCGAGCAAGGCCGCCCGACCAAGCGCGACCGCCGCAAGCTGGCCGACTGGGACCGCTGGAGCGCCTCCATCGACCCGGACTGA
- a CDS encoding PAS domain S-box protein, translating to MATTTVEASREGTLRAVSKLGGAPEEEFDILVRMLARQLPGASVWLAVLDQHQRPHLKAQVGLAEPKLPLLATELALTLSLDDTALQQGIDPSGNGWAACRVVAQQHAVGILGLTHPGSSLDNSTLAALRETATLAGAMLDSRLKESLWRYHAERVREASLSSTDWLWESDDQGRVRWVSSGVQAHTGMPPNLVIGRTLQQINEPVEDDATRSWERYRDARSRQAPFRDVLAHRPSPSGRITVSISGTPVFDETGTFRGYRGTTSNVTERIEAQRAAQAAERLLSEAMDSLTAGVMISDPQGRVVVANAVWRRSLAAYMHGDPSWPEIVQRMADAGDYPAAQGRDDFVRWRLSLASPRGEQHEMRWKGRWVIVSDRRLNDGSVVHLSIDISDRKEAELALARQQEQLRESQDQLSAVLGAVPDLWLVLDDEGRYLACSSDKHPMLVHSWDSVRGLPFDSGVPRPIADLALPAIRQALATGEVQRIQYDLTTRDGVMRTFEARISPMPNKRVLYVTRDLTELRNLERDVLIMQRAFEAEASLSMCVSDALQPDMPLIYVNPAFERLTGYSRAEALGQNCRFLQGHLRDEPGCSTLREAIDQGRSASVTVRNVRKDGSVFSNAVHVAPVRDANGQLTHYIGVQRDVTEQTRAADKLRLSEELYRSVALAISDGLLVVTPTLGILAVNPAGCDIVGAEQTALMNAPGDAWPFELLGPDAAPLASDQHPVLRVIANDQPLVNQIHALRRADGEQRWVALNAHPLQLRPEAQTFAVVLTFRDITQQRRSEQALRDKQAAELASHAKSEFLSRMSHEMRTPLNAVIGFAQLLNLSPSGLDGATVRDYAGHVLEAGEHLLALIDDVLDLQKIEEGALTLKLNPVDLHQAVTRASELLMPLAQAAGVRFELSVPPATWVQADMQRLRQVLLNVGSNAIKYNHPGGIVRWRLDALPDRVALCIEDTGSGMTDEQMSRLFQPFERLGRETSTIEGTGLGLIIARSLTQAIGGRLSIVSRAGLGTSVRLDLQPADAPAAMPAKTETLATPTQVRPLRMLYVEDNRINAILFEEAMRLHGDRIELRVAEDGDQALSIAQEWPPEMLVLDAHLPGASGFEVLHLLRALPGLDNVPAYMCSADAMPDDVQRAYEAGFIGYWTKPIHVGTILADVEQCLQRSHGGA from the coding sequence ATGGCCACCACCACCGTCGAGGCCAGCCGCGAAGGCACGCTGCGCGCGGTGAGCAAGCTCGGTGGAGCCCCCGAAGAAGAGTTCGACATCCTGGTGCGCATGCTCGCGCGCCAGCTTCCCGGTGCCTCCGTCTGGCTCGCCGTGCTCGACCAGCACCAGCGCCCGCACCTCAAGGCCCAAGTCGGCCTGGCCGAACCCAAGCTCCCGCTGCTGGCGACCGAGCTGGCCCTGACCCTCTCCCTCGACGACACCGCGCTGCAGCAGGGCATCGACCCATCGGGCAACGGCTGGGCCGCATGCCGCGTGGTGGCGCAGCAGCACGCGGTCGGCATCCTCGGCCTCACGCACCCGGGCAGCAGTCTCGACAACAGCACCCTCGCCGCGCTGCGCGAAACCGCCACGCTGGCCGGCGCGATGCTCGACTCGCGCCTCAAGGAAAGCCTCTGGCGCTATCACGCCGAGCGTGTGCGCGAGGCCAGCCTGTCCAGCACCGACTGGCTCTGGGAGAGCGATGACCAAGGACGCGTGCGGTGGGTGTCGTCGGGCGTGCAGGCCCACACCGGCATGCCGCCCAACCTCGTGATCGGCCGCACGCTGCAGCAGATCAACGAGCCCGTGGAGGACGACGCCACCCGCTCCTGGGAACGGTATCGAGACGCCCGCTCGCGGCAGGCCCCCTTTCGCGACGTGCTGGCGCACCGCCCCTCGCCCAGCGGGCGCATCACGGTGAGCATCAGCGGCACGCCGGTGTTCGACGAAACCGGCACCTTCCGCGGCTACCGCGGCACCACCAGCAACGTCACCGAGCGGATCGAAGCCCAGCGCGCGGCGCAGGCGGCCGAGCGCCTGCTCAGCGAAGCGATGGACAGCCTCACCGCGGGAGTGATGATCTCCGACCCGCAAGGCCGCGTCGTGGTCGCGAATGCCGTGTGGCGGCGCAGCCTGGCCGCCTACATGCATGGCGACCCGAGCTGGCCCGAGATCGTGCAGCGCATGGCCGACGCGGGCGACTACCCGGCGGCCCAGGGCCGCGACGACTTCGTGCGCTGGCGGCTCTCACTCGCCTCGCCGCGCGGCGAGCAACACGAGATGCGCTGGAAAGGCCGCTGGGTGATCGTGAGCGACCGGCGGCTCAACGACGGCAGCGTGGTGCACCTGTCCATCGACATCAGCGACCGCAAGGAAGCCGAACTCGCCCTGGCGCGCCAGCAGGAGCAGCTGCGCGAATCGCAAGACCAGCTGAGCGCCGTGCTGGGCGCCGTGCCCGACCTGTGGTTAGTGCTCGACGACGAAGGCCGCTACCTCGCCTGCAGTTCCGACAAGCACCCGATGCTCGTGCACTCATGGGACAGCGTGCGCGGCCTTCCCTTCGACAGCGGCGTACCGCGCCCCATCGCCGACCTGGCCCTGCCCGCCATCCGGCAGGCCCTGGCCACGGGCGAGGTGCAGCGCATCCAGTACGACCTCACCACACGCGACGGCGTCATGCGAACCTTCGAGGCGCGCATCTCGCCCATGCCCAACAAGCGCGTGCTCTACGTGACGCGCGACCTCACCGAGCTGCGCAACCTCGAGCGCGACGTCCTCATCATGCAGCGCGCGTTCGAGGCCGAGGCCTCGCTGTCGATGTGCGTGTCCGACGCGTTGCAGCCCGACATGCCGCTCATCTACGTCAACCCGGCCTTCGAGCGGCTCACCGGCTATAGCCGGGCCGAGGCGCTTGGCCAGAACTGCCGCTTCCTCCAGGGCCACCTGCGCGACGAGCCCGGCTGCTCCACCTTGCGCGAAGCCATCGACCAGGGCCGCTCGGCGTCGGTCACGGTCCGCAACGTGCGCAAGGACGGGAGCGTGTTCTCCAACGCCGTGCACGTGGCGCCGGTGCGCGATGCGAATGGCCAGCTGACCCACTACATCGGCGTGCAGCGCGACGTGACCGAGCAGACGCGTGCGGCCGACAAGCTGCGCCTGTCCGAGGAGCTGTACCGCTCGGTGGCGCTGGCCATCAGCGACGGCCTGCTCGTGGTCACCCCGACCCTCGGCATCCTCGCGGTGAACCCTGCGGGCTGCGACATCGTCGGCGCCGAGCAGACCGCCCTCATGAACGCCCCAGGCGATGCCTGGCCCTTCGAGCTGCTGGGCCCCGACGCCGCCCCGCTGGCGAGCGACCAGCACCCGGTGCTGCGCGTGATCGCCAACGACCAGCCGCTGGTCAACCAGATCCACGCCCTGCGCCGAGCCGATGGCGAGCAGCGCTGGGTCGCGCTGAACGCGCATCCGCTGCAGCTTCGCCCCGAAGCGCAGACCTTCGCGGTGGTGCTGACCTTCCGCGACATCACGCAACAGCGCCGCTCCGAGCAGGCCCTGCGCGACAAGCAGGCCGCCGAGCTGGCGAGCCATGCCAAGAGCGAGTTCCTCTCGCGCATGAGCCATGAGATGCGCACGCCGCTCAACGCGGTGATCGGCTTCGCCCAGCTTCTCAACCTGAGCCCGTCGGGCCTCGATGGCGCCACCGTTCGCGACTACGCCGGCCACGTGCTCGAAGCCGGTGAACACCTGCTCGCCCTGATCGACGACGTGCTCGACCTGCAGAAGATCGAAGAAGGCGCGCTCACGCTGAAACTCAATCCGGTCGACCTGCACCAGGCCGTGACGCGCGCGAGCGAGCTGCTGATGCCCCTGGCGCAAGCGGCCGGCGTGCGCTTCGAGCTGAGCGTGCCGCCCGCCACCTGGGTGCAGGCCGACATGCAGCGGCTGCGGCAGGTGCTGCTCAACGTCGGCTCCAACGCCATCAAGTACAACCACCCCGGCGGCATCGTGCGCTGGCGGCTCGACGCCCTGCCCGACCGCGTGGCGCTGTGCATCGAAGACACCGGCTCGGGCATGACCGACGAGCAGATGAGCCGGCTCTTCCAGCCCTTCGAGCGCCTGGGTCGCGAGACGTCCACCATCGAAGGCACCGGGCTCGGCCTCATCATTGCGCGCAGCCTCACCCAGGCCATCGGCGGGCGGCTGTCCATCGTGAGCCGCGCGGGCCTGGGCACCAGCGTGCGCCTCGATCTGCAGCCGGCCGATGCACCCGCGGCCATGCCGGCCAAGACCGAGACCCTCGCCACGCCCACGCAGGTGCGCCCCTTGCGGATGCTCTACGTCGAAGACAACCGCATCAACGCCATCCTCTTCGAGGAAGCGATGCGCCTGCATGGCGACCGCATCGAGCTGCGAGTGGCGGAAGACGGCGACCAGGCGTTGTCCATTGCCCAGGAGTGGCCGCCCGAGATGCTGGTGCTCGACGCCCACCTGCCCGGCGCCTCGGGCTTCGAGGTGCTGCACCTGCTGCGCGCCCTGCCCGGCCTCGACAACGTGCCGGCCTACATGTGCTCGGCCGACGCCATGCCCGACGACGTGCAGCGCGCCTACGAAGCCGGCTTCATCGGCTACTGGACCAAGCCGATCCACGTGGGCACCATCCTCGCCGACGTGGAGCAGTGCCTGCAGCGCAGCCACGGCGGCGCCTGA
- the hemH gene encoding ferrochelatase — protein MTAPDTAVLLCNLGTPDAPTTPAVRRYLSQFLHDPRVVEIPRVIWCPILHGIILRTRPAQSARRYASIWTPEGSPLTVWSDKQAKLLAGYLGERGHRVTVRFAMRYGNPSIPSVLGELKAGGARRVLVLPMYPQYCAATTASTADAVNAWAKQERALPELRFVNRFHDDPRYIDALAKRLSDHWMTHGRGERLVMSFHGMPKRTRDLGDPYFDECMETARLVAARADVKPEQLVVTFQSRLGRAEWLQPYTEPTLVKLAKQGVKKVDVMCPGFVADNLETLEEIAQEARDAFLKAGGTDFNYVPCLNDQHEWMAALAALALRHLQGWDTQVPASTPRP, from the coding sequence ATGACCGCCCCCGACACCGCCGTCCTTTTGTGCAACCTCGGCACGCCCGACGCGCCGACCACGCCCGCGGTGCGCCGCTACCTGTCGCAGTTCCTGCACGACCCGCGCGTGGTCGAGATTCCACGCGTCATCTGGTGCCCCATCCTGCACGGGATCATCCTGCGCACGCGGCCGGCGCAGTCGGCCAGGCGCTACGCCAGCATCTGGACGCCCGAGGGCTCGCCGCTCACCGTCTGGTCGGACAAGCAGGCCAAGCTCCTGGCCGGCTACTTGGGCGAGCGCGGCCATCGGGTCACCGTGCGTTTCGCCATGCGCTACGGCAACCCGTCGATCCCTTCCGTGCTCGGCGAGCTCAAGGCCGGTGGGGCACGCCGTGTGCTGGTGCTGCCCATGTACCCCCAATACTGCGCCGCCACCACCGCCAGCACCGCCGATGCGGTGAACGCCTGGGCGAAGCAGGAACGCGCCTTGCCCGAGCTTCGCTTCGTCAACCGTTTCCACGACGACCCGCGCTACATCGACGCGCTGGCCAAGCGCCTGTCCGACCACTGGATGACGCACGGCCGGGGCGAGCGGCTGGTGATGAGCTTCCACGGCATGCCCAAACGCACCCGCGACCTCGGCGACCCGTATTTCGACGAATGCATGGAAACCGCCCGCCTGGTGGCCGCCCGAGCCGACGTGAAGCCCGAACAGCTGGTCGTCACCTTCCAGAGCCGGCTTGGCCGCGCCGAATGGCTTCAGCCCTACACCGAGCCCACGCTCGTGAAGCTGGCGAAGCAGGGGGTGAAGAAGGTCGACGTGATGTGCCCGGGATTCGTGGCCGACAACCTCGAGACGCTTGAAGAAATCGCCCAGGAGGCGCGCGATGCCTTCTTGAAGGCGGGCGGCACCGACTTCAACTACGTGCCATGCCTCAACGATCAGCACGAATGGATGGCGGCCCTCGCCGCGCTGGCGCTGCGCCACCTGCAGGGCTGGGACACCCAGGTGCCCGCCTCGACCCCTCGCCCATGA
- a CDS encoding adenylate/guanylate cyclase domain-containing protein, producing MTQILQRTVLFADLRGSTALYETLGNTEATTVVTRSVALISQIVSTSGGVVVKTLGDGLMAVFADSVSAVVAADEMHDSLDRIVPPSGQRSVPVLKLQVGLAHGEVVEMSGDCFGDAVNVAARLLDHAGDNETLATASVVAGLSSDMRERCRSLDKVQLRGRVEPVHVYLIEGRRFGDTAATAYGELLPQAEPEGIRLVWLDLNRVYAGPSLPVVLGRSPQVTYCIDDSRVSRSHARIDWHGGAFQLTDLSYNGTYVRFSTGSEIVSLRRGTCTLHGSGLIGLGATLTDPTAPCVRFEVLKFADTQPQDAL from the coding sequence ATGACGCAGATTCTTCAGCGCACCGTCCTCTTTGCCGACCTGCGCGGCAGCACCGCGCTGTATGAGACGCTTGGCAACACCGAGGCCACGACCGTGGTCACGCGCAGCGTCGCCCTGATCTCGCAGATCGTTTCCACCTCGGGCGGCGTCGTGGTCAAGACCCTGGGCGACGGGCTGATGGCGGTGTTCGCCGATTCGGTGTCTGCGGTGGTCGCGGCCGACGAGATGCACGATTCACTCGACCGCATCGTGCCGCCCTCCGGCCAGCGCAGCGTGCCGGTGCTCAAGCTGCAGGTCGGCCTCGCCCACGGCGAGGTGGTCGAGATGTCGGGCGACTGCTTTGGTGACGCCGTGAACGTCGCCGCCCGCCTGCTCGACCATGCCGGTGACAACGAGACCCTTGCCACTGCCAGCGTGGTGGCCGGTCTCAGCTCCGACATGCGCGAGCGCTGCCGCAGCCTCGACAAGGTGCAGCTGCGCGGCCGTGTGGAGCCGGTGCATGTGTACCTCATCGAAGGCCGCCGCTTCGGCGACACCGCCGCCACCGCCTACGGCGAGCTGCTGCCGCAGGCCGAGCCGGAAGGCATACGCCTCGTGTGGCTCGACCTCAACCGCGTCTACGCCGGCCCGAGCCTGCCCGTGGTGCTCGGTCGCAGCCCCCAGGTCACCTACTGCATCGACGACTCGCGTGTGTCGCGTTCCCATGCCCGCATCGACTGGCACGGCGGCGCCTTCCAGCTGACCGACCTCAGCTACAACGGCACTTACGTGCGCTTCTCCACCGGCTCTGAGATCGTGTCGCTGCGCCGCGGCACCTGCACGCTGCATGGCTCGGGCCTCATCGGCCTGGGCGCCACGCTCACCGACCCGACCGCACCATGCGTGCGCTTCGAGGTCCTCAAGTTCGCCGACACGCAGCCGCAAGACGCGCTGTAA